The following nucleotide sequence is from Branchiostoma lanceolatum isolate klBraLanc5 chromosome 18, klBraLanc5.hap2, whole genome shotgun sequence.
ggataaaatttcaaaattttatccagttgtttgagtagcTATTTTTAGCAATGTGTAATTCTGCCACAAAATACCCCAGCAGTTAAAAAAAAGCTGTCAGGCCTAGGCCCAAACATATACGACTTCTTACCATAGCCGTAACATGGCCAAATATGTTAAGGAAGGAGTACACATATTAAAAGAGATAGCAGTTGGCTAAGGTATGGGGAGGGTCTACATAGGGGATTACAAGCACATCTCCCAGCACTGCCACCACACACGCCTGCCCCGTCTGTCACGTAACGTTCACATCGATGGCGGAGTTCAGGGACCACATCGACAGCCACGTGGCAAAGGTTTATCATATTTATTACCCTTAAGTTAAGGTAGACAAGTTTAAAGTAGAGCGGACTCATTCCTCAGCTAACCTACATCTACCGCACCACACTCGTCTCTCAGTATACAttgtaagacatctggagttgcaaagttcccgtttagaacttttgtTCAGCCTGTCAGACCGGTCTCGCCCTCTCAGCTTTTTCAATTTGGctaaatgacacaagtacatgtacctaataaGTTCCAGTGCATACCGCCCtcgcatcccaaccagaaccagcacgtctccctcgaattggtgccgctggagaaggcggatgcccaaagtgtgtgggtctcagattcgcaacctgtcatccaccttaaacaaattcacgcgaaggctaccgtgtcaattgacacggtcaccatactcgatctgtatttgtatctgtactatgtatctgtactatgtatctgtactatgtatctgtactatgtatctgtactatgtatctgtactatgtatctgaatacgaataaagattattCGAGTGGTTGCCATTAAATACCGCCTTTGCTGGTAATGCTTAGGTCTCAATAGGAAACGGGCCCCGCCACCaacaggtccagtgagatatagGGGCTTTATCTGATCTAATCCTTAGGCTAATCTAATGTAATCTAATCTTTAACCCTAAGGGCTGTTTTTTTCACACCCTAATCTTCAATGCGTTTCTTGAAAATTTAAGGATGAAACCCCGTGGCACTACAACACATGCtctaaacaacagcaaaaaatcTTAGATCTGATCTTATCCTCAATGCAGTTTTATTCACACCCTAATCTTCGATGCGTTTCTTTGAAATTGAAGGGTGAGACTCCGTGGCACTACAACACATGCtctaaacaacagcaaaaaatcTTAGATCTGATCTAATCCTCCATGCAGTTTTATTCACACCCTAATCTTCGATGcgtttcttgaaatttaaggaTGAAACCCCGTGGCACTACAACACATgctctaaacaacaacaaaacatcttAGATCTGATCTAATCCTCAAGGCAGTTTTATTCACACCCTAATCTTCGATGCGTTTCTTTGAAATGTAAGGGTGAGACTCCGTGGCACTGCGCGGTGTGCAACACGTACCACGAGCAGCAGTCGCGCCTGGCGAAGCACGCCAAGATCCACTCCGACCAGACCCCGTTTCTCTGCCCGCACTGCGGGAAGGGCTTCAAGGACGCCGCACACCTTCAGGTCTGTAtctgttaaagttaaagtgacccgggcgtcttgaaagacgcataggggtggcgcccatctccatttctatagcccttgggccacacacatttgtgcaagtcactacagcagggggctggtccgctggtagtgatgtgtgtgtttaacttccatactctgtcccaaatactgagtgctaagcagagaaagcagtatgtaccatttttagagtctttggtatgacccggccggggttcgaactcacgacctactgtgtacaaggcgaacactctactaactaggccattgcacctgtatctgtacactaccaaaaatgttttCCCATTTTtcgagtttttcttaactcaTGAACCAATTTtcttctgaatggagtttaaactgtaaatgccaacaccataaattggacttacccaaattttggactgatcagctccagtctttgtcaaggagtgagcaatccactgcttctgtgacgtcacgttatgcagataagacacgtgactcagtaagcagtggatcatatgcaATTTTCTTATATGaagaatgaatatgaaaaagaaatggaAGATTCTTTCCATGGCaattcaatgtttgtttgtttgatttattaggTCCACGAGAACATCCACACCAGGGCAAAGGAGTACGCCTGTAAGGAGTGTGGCCGGGTCTTCGCCCAGTACTCCAGGTAGGACCAGTAAAAGGATAGCTCGTCTGTGAGTGAGTCTGCCAAATTGGATCGATATAACTTTCCAATTGTGAGGCATGCCACAATTTGGCCCTTTTGTGTCTGCCATGGTATTTGATTGtaattttattgcaaatttgttAGTTAAccattcatcattcattcactttCTCTCCAGCATGAAGCGCCACGAGCTGACCCACAACAAGAGCCAGCCGCACCAGTGCCCGTTCTGCGAACGcaggtttgtttttttgtctgtttgtttgtctgtgtgttttgccAGGGTGGCCCTTCTCAGTGGCCtgaaaaacagacaaataacTTGAATTATACATAGATGGCACGTAACAATTCATGTATTACACACAGGTACATTTTTGGACAGACTAGGCTTTAATTTGTATTCACAATCAATATTCCGGTCCAGTCGTGAAGTCAGCCTTGGTTTACAGCATAGattaaatgttttcattgaggaatgaatgaatgaat
It contains:
- the LOC136424822 gene encoding zinc finger protein 239-like encodes the protein MAEFRDHIDSHVAKGETPWHCAVCNTYHEQQSRLAKHAKIHSDQTPFLCPHCGKGFKDAAHLQVHENIHTRAKEYACKECGRVFAQYSSMKRHELTHNKSQPHQCPFCERRFSQKCSMDRHLRQHTGETPYVCEICGKGFKQSTLLHNHSKKVHQKLG